The genomic segment CCTGGGAGATAGATACGTTGTTCAGTCCTTCTGCTGCCCAGTCGAGAACGCGATGGATTTTGTCCAGATTGATACGCTCGGTAGTACCGTCGCGCTTTGTCACCAGCAGACTCTGATTCATGTGGGTTTTTACCTGTCCGTGAAAATAAGAAAATATCCCCCGCTTATCCACAGGTTACTGTGGATAAATACTACATATAGGGGTTGTTCGTTAAAGTTAACGCAAGATGGTGAGTATTCTAGTAAGGATTCTTTTCAGTACAAGAGTTGATTTTGACGTTAAAGTGAGGTTGCTAAAGCGTAATAAAGGCTAAGTCCACGTATTGTAAGGCCTGAAGGTGATGTCAATATTACGCAAAAAAAATCCAAAATTTGATCGAGTGCTGATTTCTTCAACGCGTGGTCAGAATTGCGCAACATGATGCCGCGCAATCTTTATAAAATTAACGCATGACGTTAGTCATTTTTGGCGGTTGTGTGCAACATGTAGTTAACATCCACACCCGCTGCAAGCTTGAATTTATCGGTTAATGGATTGTAGTGCAGCCCGATGATGTGCTGCTCTTTGAGCCAGGTCTGGTCGACCCAGCTTAACAATTCGGCAGGCTTGATGAATTTCTTCACGTCGTGGGTTCCTTTGGGCACCATGCGCAGCACATACTCTGCACCGACAACGGCCATCAGCCAGGCTTTACCGTTACGGTTGATGGTCGAGAAGAACACCTGGCCCCCCGGCTTTACCAGTTTTGCGCAGGCGGTGACGACAGACTGCGGATCGGGCACGTGCTCCAGCATCTCCATACAGGTGACCACATCGTACTGATGGGCCTGTTTTACCGCATGTTCTTCAACGGTCTCCTGCACGTACACTACCTGCACGCCGGATTCCAGCGCATGCAGGCGCGCAACCTGCAGCGGCTCAAAGCCCATATCCAGGCCGGTGACGGTTGCGCCTTCACGGGCCATGCTCTCTGCCAGAATGCCGCCGCCGCAGCCGACGTCGAGCACCTTCTTACCGAACAGCCCGCCGGAACGTTCCGCGATATAGCCCAGACGCAGGGGGTTTATGCGGTGCAACGGTTTAAACTCACCGTCGAGATCCCACCAGCGGGACGCCACCGCTTCAAATTTTGCAATCTCTTGGTGGTCAACGTTGTGAGCCACCGGGGGGGTTTCGGCATTCATGGGCGCTTTTACTCCTTATTATGCAAGACTTCGGAGTATATCAGCCCACACGGTTGAATAAAGCTTATTGGTTTACCTCAATCACTGCGGCTGTGTTATAATTTGCGACCTTTGAATCCGGGATACAGTAGAGGGATAGCGGTTAGATGAGCGACCTTGCGAGAGAAATTACACCGGTTAACATCGAGGAAGAGCTAAAGAGCTCCTATCTGGATTATGCGATGTCGGTCATTGTTGGCCGTGCGCTGCCGGACGTCCGCGATGGCCTTAAGCCGGTACACCGTCGCGTACTATACGCCATGAACGTATTGGGCAATGACTGGAATAAAGCCTATAAAAAATCTGCCCGTGTCGTGGGTGACGTTATCGGTAAATATCACCCGCATGGTGATACTGCTGTTTATGACACGATAGTCCGTATGGCGCAGCCATTCTCCCTGCGTTACATGCTGGTAGATGGTCAGGGTAACTTTGGTTCGGTCGACGGCGACTCCGCAGCGGCGATGCGTTATACGGAAATCCGTATGTCGAAGATCGCCCATGAGCTGATGGCCGACCTGGAAAAAGAGACCGTTGATTTCGTTGATAACTACGACGGCACCGAACGCATCCCAGACGTCATGCCAACCAAGATCCCGAACCTGTTGGTTAACGGTTCGTCCGGTATCGCAGTGGGGATGGCAACCAACATCCCACCGCATAACATCACGGAAGTCATCAACGGCTGCCTGGCCTTTATCGACGATGAAGAGATCAGCATTGAAGGGCTGATGGAACACATCCCGGGGCCGGACTTCCCGACGGCGGCGATCATCAACGGTCGTCGTGGTATCGAAGAAGCGTATCGCACCGGACGCGGCAAGATCTACATCCGGGCCCGCGCCGAAGTAGAAGCCGACGGCAAAACCGGCCGTGAAACCATTATTGTTCACGAGATCCCGTATCAGGTGAACAAGGCGCGTCTGATTGAAAAAATTGCCGAGCTGGTAAAAGAAAAGCGCGTAGAAGGTATCAGCGCGCTGCGTGACGAATCTGATAAAGACGGCATGCGTATCGTCATTGAGATTAAACGCGACGCGGTGGGCGAAGTTGTTCTGAACAACCTCTATTCCCAGACTCAGCTTCAGGTCTCCTTCGGTATAAACATGGTTGCGCTGCACCATGGTCAGCCGAAGATCATGAACCTGAAAGAGATCCTCAGCGCGTTCGTGCGTCACCGCCGTGAAGTGGTGACTCGCCGTACTATTTTCGAACTGCGTAAAGCGCGCGATCGTGCGCACATCCTTGAAGCGCTGGCCGTTGCTCTGGCGAATATTGACCCGATTATCGAGTTGATTCGCCGCGCCCCTACGCCTGCGGAAGCGAAAGCAGGCCTGGTCGCGCAACCATGGGCGCTGGGTAACGTCTCAGCTATGCTCGAACGCGCAGGTGATGACGCCGCGCGTCCGGAATGGCTGGAACCTGAATTTGGCGTGCGCGACGGCCAGTACTACCTGACCGAACAGCAGGCCCAGGCGATTCTGGATCTGCGTTTGCAGAAGCTGACCGGTCTTGAGCATGAAAAACTGCTCGACGAGTACAAAGAGCTGCTGGAGCAGATTGCCGAGCTGCTGCACATTCTGGGCAGCGCAGAGCGCCTGATGGAAGTGATCCGTGAAGAGCTGGAACTGGTCCGCGATCAGTTTGGCGATGAGCGTCGCACTGAAATCACCGCTAACAGCTCTGATATCAACATTGAAGATCTGATCAACCGCGAAGACGTGGTGGTTACCCTGTCTCACCAGGGCTATGTGAAGTATCAACCACTGACTGACTACGAGGCACAACGTCGTGGTGGTAAGGGTAAATCTGCGGCACGCATTAAAGAAGAAGACTTTATTGACCGCCTGCTGGTGGCCAACACCCACGACACCATCCTCTGCTTCTCCAGCCGTGGGCGTCTGTACTGGATGAAGGTTTATCAACTGCCGGAAGCGAGCCGCGGTGCGCGCGGTCGTCCAATCGTGAACCTGCTGCCGCTGGAAGCGAACGAACGTATTACCGCTATTCTGCCGGTTCGCGAGTACGAAGAGGGCGTGAACGTCTTCATGGCGACCGCCAGCGGTACGGTGAAGAAAACCGCTCTGACCGAGTTCAGTCGTCCACGTTCTGCCGGGATTATCGCGGTGAACCTGAACGAAGGCGATGAACTGATTGGCGTGGATCTGACCTCCGGCTCTGATGAAGTCATGCTGTTCTCTGCCGCCGGTAAAGTGGTGCGCTTTAAAGAGAACGCCGTGCGCGCAATGGGTCGTACCGCGACCGGCGTTCGCGGGATCAAGCTGGCGGGTGAAGACGTCGTGGTTTCCCTGATTGTTCCACGTGGCGAAGGCGCAATCCTGACCGTCACGCAGAATGGTTACGGTAAACGTACGGCAGAAAGCGAGTACCCGACCAAGTCGCGCGGCACGCAGGGCGTTATCTCTATCAAAGTGACCGAGCGCAACGGTTCTGTTGTGGGCGCGGTGCAGGTAGACGACGCTGACCAGATCATGATGATTACCGACGCTGGTACGCTGGTACGCACACGCGTGTCGGAAATCAGCGTGGTGGGCCGCAACACCCAGGGCGTTATCCTCATCCGTACCGCGGAAGATGAAAATGTGGTGGGTCTGCAGCGCGTTGCTGAGCCGGTAGATGACGAAGAGCTCGACTCTATCGACGGTAGCGTAGCGGAAGGCGAAGAGGATATCGCCCCAGAAGCTGACGCCGACGATGACGTAGCGGACGACGCTGACGAGTAATCTCTCCTGACAAATAAGGGCCGGATCCACGGCCCTTTTCTTTTAACGATGCAGATAAGTGAACGTTGCGACCAGGCGCGTTTACCGCTACCTTAACCACATTCTTTTTGACCCCGACGGCGGAGCCGTGCCCCTTTGAAATACCTTGTCTCCTTTCGTACCACGCTGAAAATCTCCCGCTATCTGTTTCGGGCGCTGGCGCTCTTGCTTTGGATCCTGGTGGCGTTGTTCTCGGTGTTTTACATCGTAAACGCATTGCACCAGAAAGAAGCGGAGATCCGCCAGGAGTTCAACTTAAGCTCCGATCAGGCTCAGCGCTATATTCAGCGCACCGCTGATGTCATGAAGGAGCTGAAGTACATTGCTGAAAACCGCCTGACTGCAGAAAACGGCATTCTTGCCCTCCGTGGGCGCAATGATAAAACCGAGGTACCGGATTTTGAGCCGCTGTTCCCGGATTCCGATTGCTCCGCGATGGGCAGCACCTGGCGCGGATCGCTGGAATCTCTGGCGTGGTTTATGCGCTACTGGCGCGACAATTTCTCTGCGGCCTATGACCTGAATCGCGTGTTCCTGATAGGCAGTGATAACCTCTGTATGGCGGACTTTGGCCTGCGCGATATGCCCGTCGAACGTGAGGATGCGCTGAAAAGTTTGCATGAGCGTATTGTGAAATACCGCAATGCGCCCCAGGACGAGCGTGGAAACAACATTTTCTGGATAAGCCAGGGCCCACGCATGGGCGTCGGTTATTTCTATGCCCTGACGCCGGTCTATCTGGGCAACCGCCTGCAGGCGCTGCTGGGCATTGAACAGACCATTCGTATGGAAAACTTTTTCACGCCGGGCAGCCTGCCGATGGGCGTGACTATCCTCGATGAAAATGGCCATACCCTGATCTCGCTCACCGGGCCGGAAAATCGGTTGAATGTGGATCCGCACTGGATGCAGGAGCGCTCGTGGTTCGGCTACACCTCGGGTTTCCGCGAGCTGGTACTGAAGAAAAGTTTACCGCCATCGTCGCTGAGTATTGTCTACTCGCTGCCTGCGGATGTGGTTCTGGAACGTATCCGTATTCTCATCATGAATGCCATTTTACTTAATCTTCTGGTGGGCGGTGCGTTATTTACCCTTGCGCGCATGTACGAGCGGCGGATCTTTATTCCTGCTGAAATCGACGCCCAGCGGCTGGAAGAGCATGAGCAGTTTAACCGTAAGATTGTTGCTTCCGCGCCGGTTGGCATCTGTATTCTGCGTACGCTGGACGGCACCAATATCCTCAGTAATGAGCTGGCGCATAACTACCTGAACATGCTGACGCATGAAGATCGGCAGCGATTAACGCAGATAATCTGCGGGCAGCAGGTTAACTTCGTTGACGTACTGACCAGCACCCACACCAATTTGCAAATTAGCTTTGTTCATTCGCGCTATCGCAATGAAAACGTGGCGATTTGTGTGCTGGTGGACGTCTCGGCGCGGGTGAAGATGGAAGAGTCGCTGCAGGAGATGGCGCAGGCGGCCGAGCAGGCCAGCCAGTCGAAATCGATGTTCCTTGCCACCGTCAGCCATGAGCTGAGAACGCCGCTGTACGGGATTATCGGCAACCTCGATCTGCTGCAGACGAAAGAGTTGCCGAAAGGGGTCGACAGACTGGTGACGGCGATGAACAACTCCTCGAGCCTGCTGTTGAAAATCATTAGCGATATTCTCGACTTCTCTAAAATTGAGTCCGAGCAGCTTAAAATCGAGCCGCGGGAATTTTCGCCGCGTGAGGTGATGAACCATATCAGCGCTAACTATATGCCGCTGGTGGTACGTAAACAGCTCGGGCTTTATTGTTTTATCGAGCCAGATGTTCCGCTGACGTTGCACGGAGATCCGATGCGCCTGCAGCAAGTTATCTCTAACCTGCTGAGCAACGCCATCAAATTCACCGATACCGGCTGTATTGTGTTACACGTCTGCCGTGCGGGGGATTACCTCAGTATTCGCGTGCGTGACACCGGGGTGGGGATCCCGGCGAAAGAGGTGGTTCGTCTGTTTGATCCGTTCTTCCAGGTAGGGACAGGTGTGCAGCGTAACTTCCAGGGCACCGGCCTGGGACTGGCGATCTGTGAGAAACTCATCAGTATGATGGACGGGGATATCTCCGTTGATACCGAGCCAGGCATGGGAAGCCAGTTCACCATCCGTATTCCGCTCTATTCGGCGCAGTATCCGACCAAAACCACGGTCGACGGGTTGAGCGACAAACGCTGTTGGCTGGCGGTGCATAATGCCTTCCTCAATGATTATCTGACGGCGCTGCTCACCAGCAGCGGCGTGCGGGTATCTTGTTATGAAGGACAAACGCCGGACGTGGACGACCTGCTGATAACCGATGACAGGCTCGCACAGCCGTGGTCGGGAAGAGGGGCGGTTATCTTCTGCCGTCGTCACATAGGCATTCCGCTTGAACATGCGCCTGGTGAATGGTTGCACAGTGTGGCCACGCCGCACGAACTGTTAGGCCTGCTGGCGCGCATTTACAGTATCCAGTTGGATGATGAAGGCTCAGTGGTCTTGCCATTGCCGGAAACGCTCTCCCCGGTGAATGAAGACATGATGATTCTGGTGGTTGACGACCATCCGATTAACCGTCGTCTGCTTGCCGACCAGCTTGGCTCTCTGGGTTATCAGTGCAAAACGGCCAACGATGGCGTAGATGCACTGAATGTATTGAGTAAAAACCATATTGATATCGTACTGAGCGACGTCAACATGCCCAATATGGATGGCTATCGTTTGACGCAGCGTATTCGCCAGCTTGGCCTGACGCTGCCGGTGGTGGGGGTGACGGCAAATGCCCTTGCTGAGGAGAAGCAACGCTGCCTGGAATCAGGTATGGACAGTTGCCTGTCGAAGCCGGTCACGCTGGACGTGCTGAAACAGACGTTGTCGGTTTATGCCGAGCGCGTCAGGAAAACAAGATTATAAAAAAGGCCCGAAAGGGCCTTTTTTAGCGTTCTTCCTCTGCGGTGGAAGAGGATTGAGACCCAATATCAATCTTTGTCCGAGGCGCTCAGCGTGACGGAAGA from the unidentified bacterial endosymbiont genome contains:
- the ubiG gene encoding bifunctional 2-polyprenyl-6-hydroxyphenol methylase/3-demethylubiquinol 3-O-methyltransferase UbiG, whose amino-acid sequence is MNAETPPVAHNVDHQEIAKFEAVASRWWDLDGEFKPLHRINPLRLGYIAERSGGLFGKKVLDVGCGGGILAESMAREGATVTGLDMGFEPLQVARLHALESGVQVVYVQETVEEHAVKQAHQYDVVTCMEMLEHVPDPQSVVTACAKLVKPGGQVFFSTINRNGKAWLMAVVGAEYVLRMVPKGTHDVKKFIKPAELLSWVDQTWLKEQHIIGLHYNPLTDKFKLAAGVDVNYMLHTTAKND
- the gyrA gene encoding DNA topoisomerase (ATP-hydrolyzing) subunit A is translated as MSDLAREITPVNIEEELKSSYLDYAMSVIVGRALPDVRDGLKPVHRRVLYAMNVLGNDWNKAYKKSARVVGDVIGKYHPHGDTAVYDTIVRMAQPFSLRYMLVDGQGNFGSVDGDSAAAMRYTEIRMSKIAHELMADLEKETVDFVDNYDGTERIPDVMPTKIPNLLVNGSSGIAVGMATNIPPHNITEVINGCLAFIDDEEISIEGLMEHIPGPDFPTAAIINGRRGIEEAYRTGRGKIYIRARAEVEADGKTGRETIIVHEIPYQVNKARLIEKIAELVKEKRVEGISALRDESDKDGMRIVIEIKRDAVGEVVLNNLYSQTQLQVSFGINMVALHHGQPKIMNLKEILSAFVRHRREVVTRRTIFELRKARDRAHILEALAVALANIDPIIELIRRAPTPAEAKAGLVAQPWALGNVSAMLERAGDDAARPEWLEPEFGVRDGQYYLTEQQAQAILDLRLQKLTGLEHEKLLDEYKELLEQIAELLHILGSAERLMEVIREELELVRDQFGDERRTEITANSSDINIEDLINREDVVVTLSHQGYVKYQPLTDYEAQRRGGKGKSAARIKEEDFIDRLLVANTHDTILCFSSRGRLYWMKVYQLPEASRGARGRPIVNLLPLEANERITAILPVREYEEGVNVFMATASGTVKKTALTEFSRPRSAGIIAVNLNEGDELIGVDLTSGSDEVMLFSAAGKVVRFKENAVRAMGRTATGVRGIKLAGEDVVVSLIVPRGEGAILTVTQNGYGKRTAESEYPTKSRGTQGVISIKVTERNGSVVGAVQVDDADQIMMITDAGTLVRTRVSEISVVGRNTQGVILIRTAEDENVVGLQRVAEPVDDEELDSIDGSVAEGEEDIAPEADADDDVADDADE
- the rcsC gene encoding two-component system sensor histidine kinase RcsC; this translates as MKYLVSFRTTLKISRYLFRALALLLWILVALFSVFYIVNALHQKEAEIRQEFNLSSDQAQRYIQRTADVMKELKYIAENRLTAENGILALRGRNDKTEVPDFEPLFPDSDCSAMGSTWRGSLESLAWFMRYWRDNFSAAYDLNRVFLIGSDNLCMADFGLRDMPVEREDALKSLHERIVKYRNAPQDERGNNIFWISQGPRMGVGYFYALTPVYLGNRLQALLGIEQTIRMENFFTPGSLPMGVTILDENGHTLISLTGPENRLNVDPHWMQERSWFGYTSGFRELVLKKSLPPSSLSIVYSLPADVVLERIRILIMNAILLNLLVGGALFTLARMYERRIFIPAEIDAQRLEEHEQFNRKIVASAPVGICILRTLDGTNILSNELAHNYLNMLTHEDRQRLTQIICGQQVNFVDVLTSTHTNLQISFVHSRYRNENVAICVLVDVSARVKMEESLQEMAQAAEQASQSKSMFLATVSHELRTPLYGIIGNLDLLQTKELPKGVDRLVTAMNNSSSLLLKIISDILDFSKIESEQLKIEPREFSPREVMNHISANYMPLVVRKQLGLYCFIEPDVPLTLHGDPMRLQQVISNLLSNAIKFTDTGCIVLHVCRAGDYLSIRVRDTGVGIPAKEVVRLFDPFFQVGTGVQRNFQGTGLGLAICEKLISMMDGDISVDTEPGMGSQFTIRIPLYSAQYPTKTTVDGLSDKRCWLAVHNAFLNDYLTALLTSSGVRVSCYEGQTPDVDDLLITDDRLAQPWSGRGAVIFCRRHIGIPLEHAPGEWLHSVATPHELLGLLARIYSIQLDDEGSVVLPLPETLSPVNEDMMILVVDDHPINRRLLADQLGSLGYQCKTANDGVDALNVLSKNHIDIVLSDVNMPNMDGYRLTQRIRQLGLTLPVVGVTANALAEEKQRCLESGMDSCLSKPVTLDVLKQTLSVYAERVRKTRL